In one Magallana gigas chromosome 9, xbMagGiga1.1, whole genome shotgun sequence genomic region, the following are encoded:
- the LOC105323048 gene encoding beta-1,4-N-acetylgalactosaminyltransferase bre-4, which produces MDDVFVSRGSVIRVCLYSVIFLLFLELSLNFSVHRKTYKMVSSPRRILTTLEDISRFSLIVNFSDPCGWMQNATIRDLQKIRDRGCKPVRVCSSSPSDLVGALGTYKDAPSYKEMIKIYPLVRPGGLYTPPDCIARERVAIIIPFRDREEHLRILLHNLHPMLQRQQLDYGIYVVEQENGTQFNRAMLMNIGYAESIKLYNYTCFVFHDVDLIPENDRIMYDCRDSPRHLSSAVDKFKYKLPYSQLFGGVTAIKRAHFEKVNGHSNKFFGWGGEDDDMFRRLVNNGFKISRYQASLSRYKMIKHLHDAGNKANKRRHHLIKTGKGRYRRDGINNLHYKKLGIEYQYLHTRILVSINETKVMTS; this is translated from the exons ATGGACGATGTTTTTGTGTCACGTGGGAGTGTTATCCGCGTGTGTCTATACTCTGTGATATTTCTTCTGTTCTTAGAACTTTCTTTAAACTTTTCGGTCCATAGGAAAACGTACAAAATGGTTTCTTCACCTCGCAGAATACTCACTACGTTGGAGGATATTTCTCGGTTTTCATTAATTGTTAACTTTTCTGATCCCTGTGGTTGGATGCAAAATGCTACCATAAGAGATTTGCAGAAAATTAGGGACAGGGGGTGTAAGCCGGTGAGGGTTTGTTCCAGCAGCCCATCCGATCTTG TTGGTGCTCTGGGAACATACAAAGACGCGCCTTCATATAAAGAAATGATCAAAATCTACCCCCTCGTGAGGCCAGGGGGTCTATACACCCCACCTGACTGTATAGCCAGGGAGCGGGTAGCCATCATCATTCCGTTCAGAGACCGCGAGGAACACCTCCGGATTCTTCTCCATAATCTCCATCCTATGTTACAGCGCCAGCAGCTTGACTATGGCATCTACGTCGTAGAGCAG GAAAATGGCACTCAGTTTAACAGAGCAATGTTGATGAACATTGGATACGCCGAGTCCATAAAACTCTACAACTACACGTGCTTCGTTTTTCACGACGTGGACTTGATTCCGGAGAATGACCGTATCATGTACGACTGCAGGGACAGCCCCCGACACCTGTCGTCAGCCGTCgataaattcaaatataa GTTGCCATATTCACAATTGTTTGGTGGAGTGACAGCCATTAAGCGGGCACACTTTGAAAAGGTGAATGGACACTCCAACAAGTTCTTTGGCTGGGGAGGTGAAGATGATGACATGTTCAGGAG GTTGGTTAACAATGGGTTTAAAATATCAAGGTATCAAGCATCCTTATCCAGATACAAGATGATCAAACATCTCCATGACGCGGGTAACAAGGCAAACAAACGAAG GCATCATTTGATCAAAACTGGTAAGGGAAGATATCGGCGTGATGGGATCAACAACTTGCATTATAAAAAGCTGGGAATAGAATATCAATATCTACACACTCGAATCCTAGTTTCTATCAACGAAACGAAAGTGATGACA agttga
- the LOC105323112 gene encoding uncharacterized protein codes for MEICLKFFFIFLAIDHELLVKAAIPGSVQVSMSVEGENSDLHLGYKSNMTLKVAFPSGTTPSVTITISASSTKLAMALGDTNMARRGGNIIYLRYGLYYIVLSSTKSSGFYTILGGNFTLENVDNSGSSTNYEDSVVDVETEAYVTSIDSITEGEQYVVRFTAYNNGVSIWNRDVTYTMRTAIMDPPKTPEVFVTFPDTSDLERGMMARISVDLWMPLPNPDIVVTIQSLQSELRVLRLSVSAVGDNFNFLMKLDKYVVKGVVCDETVTGNDTLELVFPTHLANLDAYSPTPVSSKDLIQLESLVYMDLTSLAGATFPLDFTIYVDNSVLWTKTFQFTSKAPVTIPVASNMKMLPNNKNVAVGRPFSMDLNLTFPEFGVFQINVTVKSVVRGKSGKAGVMMKDITVQLTGSNILCHSVKMHFSKTGQSKVQNVMVAVIGVTNLGSQLPSPNEDKNWLVLRASAIPVPGYTEIGDTNSMDISSGPRNVSEEVDVTSIETFDQNLVYVVDFYHKDSMACISENQTFEILVNITTERNKSPGSLFVQFPVDETPFSVHEYKIVHVGENLLPCFQSIQLDGSLDKFTVYNDGSLGNVTLEFPLFCNKEDPLRGSTVLADQLTIRVVMGIRNDIQVESSTAGLSVLVKSSGLIQNVLATLDIIIEKMTFFEKLSMVHGIEILKTDFDVTQFVSNCEVTYSKDSLNYQSTNLQFETENATHVVYNLEDRPLSINIGLVAVSPNSTYCCVAHKFLVKNLEEGFEVFNDINGTITSNMISVFDSKNDTCVKLPVIGQTPPILWMRINTSMIWGLAPSAFQLTVIGQGISCNKHNNVTLLQVLFPISSPMIGFQGDMTYCQLSDDLVSHSNNDSPSRCTYQCPCVGPHCSEVLVFFATAYSNIEWNLCELLANNI; via the exons TTAAGGCAGCTATTCCGGGTTCTGTACAAGTATCGATGAGTGTGGAAGGAGAAAATTCGGATCTACATCTTGGTTATAAAAGCAACATGACATTGAAGGTGGCTTTCCCCTCAGGAACCACTCCAAGTGTGACAATTACAATATCGGCTTCTTCAACCAAACTCGCAATGGCGCTTGGCGATACTAATATGGCCAGAAGAGGGGGAAATATTATTTACTTAAGATATGGATTATACTATATTGTCTTAAGTTCAACAAAGTCG agtGGATTTTACACCATTCTTGGAGGGAATTTTACTCTAGAAAATGTGGATAATTCTGGATCTTCAACTAACTATGAGGACAGCGTAGTTGACGTAGAGACTGAAGCTTACGTCACATCCATAGATTCTATCACTGAGGGAGAGCAGTATGTCGTCAGATTCACGGCCTATAACAATGGAGTCAGCATTTGGAACAGGGATGTCACATATACGATGCGTACTGCAATCatg GATCCGCCAAAAACACCAGAAGTATTCGTAACGTTTCCTGACACATCTGACCTTGAGCGGGGTATGATGGCCCGGATTTCTGTCGACCTTTGGATGCCCCTGCCAAACCCTGATATTGTGGTGACCATCCAAAGTCTCCAGTCGGAGCTCCGAGTACTCCGTCTATCAGTATCAGCAGTGGGAGATAATTTCAACTTCCTT ATGAAACTTGATAAATACGTTGTGAAAGGCGTCGTTTGCGACGAGACTGTCACAGGAAATGATACTCTTGAACTTGTATTTCCAACGCACCTTGCAAACTTGG ACGCCTATTCGCCTACTCCTGTCTCTAGTAAAGACCTCATACAATTGGAGAGTCTAGTTTACATGGACCTTACCTCCTTGGCCGGGGCCACATTCCCATTGGACTTCACTATCTACGTTGACAATTCCGTGTTATGGACCAAAACGTTCCAATTCACTTCCAAAGCACCCGTTACTATACcg GTTGCGTCAAATATGAAAATGCTTCCAAACAACAAAAACGTGGCCGTTGGTCGGCCGTTTTCCATGGACCTCAATCTGACCTTTCCGGAATTTGGTGTGTTCCAAATAAACGTTACCGTCAAATCCGTAGTAAGAGGAAAGAGCGGGAAGGCTGGGGTCATGATGAAGGACATTACTGTACAACTCACAGGAAGTAACATCTTGTGTCACTCCGTGAAAATGCACTTTTCCAAAACGGGTCAGTCAAAAGTCCAGAACGTAATGGTAGCTGTCATAGGTGTCACTAACCTTGGGAGTCAACTTCCGTCTCCAAACGAGGACAAGAACTGGCTGGTCCTGAGGGCCTCAGCGATTCCTGTGCCCGGATACACCGAGATTGGAGATACCAACTCCATGGACATCAGCAGTGGTCCTAGGAATGTCTCGGAAGAAGTGGACGTCACCAGTATCGAAACATTTGAT caaaACTTGGTTTATGTCGTGGATTTCTATCATAAAGACTCAATGGCATGTATATCAGAGAACCaaacttttgaaattttggtcAACATCACTACAGAAAGGAACAAGTCCCCCGGATCATTGTTCGTTCAATTTCCTGTCGACGAGACTCCGTTTTCTGTACACGAATACAAGATTGTTCATGTGGGAGAAAATCTCTTGCCATGTTTTCAATCGATACAGTTAGACGGTTCGCTGGATAAGTTTAC TGTATACAATGACGGGAGTTTAGGAAACGTTACCCTGGAGTTTCCTCTGTTTTGCAACAAAGAGGACCCCTTAAGGGGCAGCACTGTTCTCGCCGACCAACTGACGATCAGAGTTGTAATGGGTATCCGGAATGACATACAAGTGGAAAGTTCTACAGCTGGATTAAGCGTACTCGTCAAGTCATCCGGTTTGATACAAAACGTTCTTGCAACACTCGACATTATTATTGAGAAAATG accttTTTCGAAAAACTCTCTATGGTGCATGGGATCGAGATCCTTAAGACTGATTTTGATGTTACGCAATTTGTCAGCAACTGTGAAGTAACATACAGCAAAGACAGCTTAAATTACCAGTCGACCAAT CTACAGTTTGAAACCGAGAACGCAACACATGTGGTTTACAATTTGGAAGACAGACCTCTGAGTATTAATATTGGATTAGTTGCAGTCAGTCCAAACAGCACCTACTGTTGTGTAGCACACAAATTCTTGGTTAAGAATC TTGAGGAAGGGTTTGAAGTGTTTAATGACATCAATGGCACTATCACATCAAACATGATTTCCGTCTTTGACAGCAAAAATGACACCTGTGTCAAACTTCCTGTAATCGGACAAACTCCGCCCATTTTGTGGATGCGCATAAACACTTCAATGATCTGGGGATTGGCCCCCTCCGCTTTTCAACTTACTGTGATTGGGCAAGGAATATCTTGTAATAAACACAACAACGTTACATTATTACAG GTACTTTTCCCCATATCGTCTCCAATGATAGGTTTCCAGGGAGACATGACGTATTGTCAACTTTCGGATGACCTCGTGTCGCATTCTAATAATGACAGTCCCTCACGATGTACTTATCAGTGTCCCTGTGTTGGACCCCACTGTTCGGAAGTCCTCGTCTTTTTTGCTACCGCCTATAGCAATATTGAATGGAATCTTTGCGAGCTATTAGCTAACAACATATGa